In Besnoitia besnoiti strain Bb-Ger1 chromosome IX, whole genome shotgun sequence, a single genomic region encodes these proteins:
- a CDS encoding GTP-binding protein (encoded by transcript BESB_014940) has product MSVLQRIAEVEAEIARTQKNKATNFHLGLLKAKLAKLRAQLIEGSTKKGGGAGGEGFDVSKTGDARVGLVGFPSVGKSTLLNKLTGTFSEVAAYEFTTLTCVPGVFKYKGAKVQLLDLPGIIEGAKDGKGRGKQVIGVARTCSLILIVLDVMKPITHKQIIERELEGFGIRLNKQPPNITFKKKDKGGISVTHTVPLNNIDEETIKSICHEYRISNAQISIRCDATADDIIDVIEGNRLYIPCLYVMNKIDQITIEELDLISKVPHYIPISAHHEWNLDGLLEKIWQYLDLVRIYTKPKGQIPDYNAPVILNSRMRRVEDFCVRIHKSLLDEFKHAIVWGKSVKHNPQKVGKDHELVDEDVVQIVKK; this is encoded by the exons ATGTCGGTCCTTCAGCGCATTGCAGAGGTGGAGGCGGAGATTGCCAGAACGCAGAAGAACAAGGCGACGAACTTTCACCTGGGGCTGCTCAAAGCCAAGCTCGCTAAACTCAGGGCGCAGCTCATCGAAG GAAGCACAAAgaagggcggaggcgctggaggcgaaggTTTTGATGTCTCGAAGacgggagacgcgcgcgtcgggcTTGTCGGCTTCCCGTCTGTGGGCAAGTCGACTCTTCTCAACAAACTCACAG GAACATTCAGTGAAGTTGCGGCCTACGAGTTTACGACGCTCACCTGCGTGCCGGGTGTCTTCAAGTACAAGGGCGCCAAGGTCCAGCTTCTGGATCTTCCTGGAATTATTGAGG GGGCGAAGGATGGTAAAGGTCGCGGCAAGCAAGTcatcggcgtcgcgcggacGTGCTCGCTGATCCTGATTGTCCTCGACGTTATGAAGCCGATTACGCATAAGCAGATCATCGAGCGAGAACTCGAGGGATTCGGCATTCGCCTCAACAAACAGCCGCCCAACATCACTTTCAAGAAGAAGGACAAAG GTGGTATCAGCGTGACGCACACGGTGCCTCTGAACAACatcgacgaggagacgatcAAATCCATTTGCCACGAATACCGCATTTCGAACGCGCAGATCTCCATTCGCTgcgacgcgacggcggacgATATCATCGACGTAATCGAGGGAAATCGGCTTTACATTCCGTGTCTCTACGTCATGAACAAAATTGATCAAATCACCATCGAGGAACTCGACCTCATCAGCAAAGTGCCGCACTACATCCCCATCTCCGCGCACCACGAG TGGAACCTGGACGGTCTTCTCGAGAAGATCTGGCAGTACCTGGATCTGGTGCGGATTTACACAAAGCCGAAGGGACAGATTCCGGACTACAACGCCCCAGTTATCTTGAACAGCCGCATGCGTCGCGTCGAGGACTTTTGCGTGCGCATCCACAAGTCGCTTCTCGATGAGTTTAAACACGCCATCGTCTGGGGAAAGAGTGTCAAGCACAATCCACAGAAAGTCGGTAAAGACCACGAGCTGGTCGACGAAGACGTCGTGCAGATCGTCAAAAAATAA